From Pantoea sp. Ep11b, the proteins below share one genomic window:
- the flgL gene encoding flagellar hook-associated protein FlgL: protein MRISTNMIFDQQVRGITDSQASWLKVGEQLSSGRRVTNPSDDPIAASRAVALSQTQQQGKQYALARTFAEQGLSLEENALKGVTESIQNAQTLIVNGSTGTLSDDDRGSIATQLEGIRAQLLNQANSKDANGRYIFAGYKTDSAPFADTAGTGVAYTGGTEAITQKVDTSRTMTVAHTGDAIFMSITSNAKKEPDGSASETNLFKMLDSAIAALKVPQDNADAATKQTFQAAMDKTNRGLGNSLNNVLAVRSEIGIQLSEITDTLNPQGDDRSVIYNSQMSDLVNVDYTEAASSYTMQQTALQASYKTFTDMSKMSLFKMNS, encoded by the coding sequence ATGCGAATCAGTACAAATATGATTTTTGACCAGCAGGTGCGCGGGATTACCGACTCGCAGGCCTCCTGGCTTAAAGTCGGCGAACAGCTCTCCAGCGGTCGCCGCGTCACCAACCCCTCGGACGACCCGATTGCCGCCTCGCGCGCGGTCGCGTTGTCGCAGACGCAGCAGCAGGGAAAACAGTATGCGCTGGCGCGTACCTTTGCTGAGCAGGGTCTGTCACTGGAAGAGAATGCGCTGAAAGGTGTCACTGAGAGTATCCAGAATGCGCAGACGCTGATCGTTAACGGTTCCACCGGCACGCTGAGTGACGATGACCGGGGATCGATCGCGACCCAGCTGGAGGGGATCCGTGCGCAGTTGCTGAACCAGGCTAACAGTAAAGATGCCAACGGCCGTTACATCTTTGCTGGCTATAAGACGGACAGCGCGCCATTCGCGGATACGGCGGGCACGGGTGTCGCTTACACCGGTGGCACCGAGGCGATTACCCAGAAGGTTGACACCAGCCGGACCATGACGGTGGCACACACCGGCGATGCTATCTTTATGTCGATTACAAGCAATGCCAAAAAAGAGCCGGATGGCAGCGCCAGCGAAACCAACCTGTTTAAGATGCTGGATAGCGCCATCGCTGCGCTGAAAGTCCCGCAGGATAATGCGGATGCCGCGACTAAACAGACGTTCCAGGCGGCGATGGATAAAACCAACCGGGGTCTGGGCAATTCGCTGAACAATGTCTTAGCCGTGCGTTCTGAAATCGGTATCCAGCTGTCAGAGATCACCGATACCCTGAATCCCCAGGGCGATGACCGCAGCGTGATCTATAACTCGCAGATGAGCGATCTGGTTAACGTCGATTACACCGAGGCAGCCTCCAGCTACACCATGCAGCAGACCGCGCTGCAGGCCTCTTATAAGACCTTTACCGACATGTCGAAGATGTCGCTGTTTAAGATGAATTCGTAA